Proteins from a single region of Haloterrigena alkaliphila:
- a CDS encoding cbb3-type cytochrome c oxidase subunit I, translated as MSDLPPMTSVKRWLVTTNHKDVGILYLTTALFFLLLGGILALVFRAHLWQSGGTGLLSGNEFNQAVSAHGLLMVFWFLSPIASGFANYFVPLQIGADDLAFPRLNALSYWFYLFSGILIAISFFQQGTYAGGWTMYAPLNVPMYTPALEATAGSNATVLALLLFVFSITLGTVNFLTTIHRSRAEGLGLWNMPMFTWSWLLTVWMMLFAFAALMAALLLLSFDRIFLTQYFATDEGSSLLWAHLFWFFGHPEVYIVFFPALGIMFETFQTFAGRRLVGRKWVIIAMVLVAVQSFLVWMHHMFLTAINLEIKTLFMATTIGISLPFDLMVFALIYTMVKGRIRFTTPFLFSLGALVLFILGGITGVFLGAVVLDYEFRGTYWVVAHFHYVMVSGVTALVAGLYYWWPKISGKMYSEALGKLHFAVYFIGFNLLYFPMFLAWETPRRVFTYPESTQLYHQLSTVGAFVLGASFLIMFYNLGKSWLAGPDAPDNPWEFSRTAEWAIPSPPPLENWSGRPSYASGRLEFVDDGAAATDGGVAAGHGEAQATETDHEEHVDHASIWPLGIGFGTFVFFLGLTGMTPYMIEFATSRGLTGASTGHEQTVLYPALTVVGLAIMAVTLFKFGVEEFNVPEAAIAERWPFGGVGNTKLGVWFFLASDVIVFGGAIGAYIFMRLHTGWGDWHLETITMAGLFNTYVLLTSSFTVILALVFAERKNKKGLLGTMCATVLLALVFMGVKAYEYNYKFSHGDYWFSGIDYSIYFVTTGLHALHVILGVLVALFMIYRIVSVDAYLEDNRPVEFFGLYWHFVDIVWVFLFPLFYLM; from the coding sequence ATGAGCGATCTTCCGCCGATGACCTCGGTCAAGCGGTGGCTCGTCACGACTAACCACAAGGACGTCGGGATTCTCTACCTGACGACGGCCCTGTTCTTCCTGCTGCTCGGGGGCATCCTCGCGTTAGTCTTCCGTGCGCACCTGTGGCAGTCCGGCGGCACGGGACTGCTCTCGGGCAACGAGTTCAACCAGGCCGTCTCGGCCCACGGGCTGTTGATGGTCTTCTGGTTCCTCTCGCCCATCGCGTCCGGGTTCGCCAACTACTTCGTCCCGCTGCAGATCGGTGCGGACGATCTGGCGTTCCCGCGACTGAACGCCCTGAGTTACTGGTTCTACCTGTTCTCGGGCATCCTGATCGCCATCTCGTTCTTCCAGCAAGGAACGTACGCTGGCGGGTGGACGATGTACGCACCACTGAACGTGCCGATGTACACCCCCGCGCTGGAGGCGACGGCCGGGAGTAATGCGACGGTCCTCGCGTTGCTGCTGTTCGTCTTCTCGATCACGCTCGGGACGGTGAACTTCCTCACGACGATCCATCGCTCGCGAGCGGAAGGGCTCGGCCTCTGGAACATGCCGATGTTCACCTGGTCGTGGCTGCTGACCGTCTGGATGATGCTGTTCGCGTTCGCGGCCCTGATGGCCGCACTGCTGTTGCTATCGTTCGACCGCATCTTCCTCACGCAGTACTTCGCGACCGACGAGGGCTCGAGTCTGCTGTGGGCGCACCTGTTCTGGTTCTTCGGGCATCCGGAGGTGTACATCGTCTTCTTCCCCGCGCTCGGGATCATGTTCGAGACGTTCCAGACGTTCGCAGGTCGCCGACTGGTCGGCCGCAAGTGGGTCATCATCGCGATGGTCCTCGTCGCGGTCCAGTCGTTCCTGGTCTGGATGCACCACATGTTCCTGACGGCGATCAACCTCGAGATCAAGACGCTGTTCATGGCGACGACCATCGGGATCTCGCTCCCGTTCGACCTGATGGTCTTCGCCCTGATCTACACGATGGTCAAGGGGCGCATCCGCTTTACGACGCCGTTCCTGTTCAGCCTCGGCGCGCTCGTGTTGTTCATCCTCGGCGGCATCACCGGGGTCTTCCTCGGCGCCGTCGTGCTGGACTACGAGTTCCGGGGCACCTACTGGGTCGTCGCGCACTTCCACTACGTGATGGTCTCGGGGGTCACCGCACTGGTCGCCGGCCTCTACTACTGGTGGCCGAAGATCTCCGGGAAGATGTACTCCGAGGCGCTCGGGAAACTCCACTTCGCGGTCTACTTCATCGGGTTCAACCTGCTGTACTTCCCGATGTTCCTCGCCTGGGAGACGCCCCGCCGCGTCTTCACCTACCCCGAGAGCACCCAGCTCTACCACCAGCTGTCGACCGTCGGGGCCTTCGTCCTCGGCGCCTCCTTCCTGATCATGTTCTACAACCTAGGGAAGAGCTGGCTCGCGGGGCCGGACGCCCCCGACAACCCGTGGGAGTTCTCCAGGACGGCCGAGTGGGCGATCCCCTCGCCGCCACCCCTGGAGAACTGGTCCGGTCGACCGAGCTACGCCAGCGGCCGTCTCGAGTTCGTCGACGACGGGGCGGCGGCCACCGACGGCGGCGTCGCTGCCGGCCACGGTGAGGCCCAGGCGACCGAGACCGACCACGAGGAACACGTCGACCACGCCAGCATCTGGCCGCTGGGGATCGGCTTCGGCACGTTCGTGTTCTTCCTCGGCCTGACGGGGATGACCCCGTACATGATCGAGTTCGCGACATCGCGCGGTCTCACCGGCGCCAGCACCGGTCACGAACAGACCGTGCTGTATCCGGCACTCACGGTCGTCGGACTCGCCATCATGGCGGTGACGTTGTTCAAGTTCGGCGTCGAAGAGTTCAACGTGCCCGAGGCGGCGATCGCCGAACGCTGGCCGTTCGGCGGGGTCGGTAACACGAAACTCGGCGTCTGGTTCTTCCTGGCGTCGGACGTCATCGTCTTCGGCGGTGCGATCGGGGCGTACATCTTCATGCGCCTCCACACCGGCTGGGGCGACTGGCATCTCGAGACGATCACGATGGCAGGGCTGTTCAACACGTACGTCCTGCTGACCTCGAGTTTCACGGTGATCCTGGCGCTGGTCTTCGCCGAGCGCAAGAACAAGAAGGGACTACTCGGAACGATGTGCGCGACCGTCCTCTTGGCGCTCGTGTTCATGGGCGTCAAGGCCTACGAGTACAACTACAAGTTCTCGCACGGCGACTACTGGTTCAGCGGGATCGATTACTCGATCTACTTCGTGACGACCGGGCTCCACGCGCTCCACGTCATCCTCGGCGTGCTCGTCGCGCTGTTCATGATCTACCGGATCGTCAGCGTCGACGCCTACCTCGAGGACAACCGGCCGGTGGAGTTCTTCGGCCTCTACTGGCACTTCGTCGACATCGTGTGGGTCTTCCTCTTCCCGCTGTTCTACCTGATGTAG
- the coxB gene encoding cytochrome c oxidase subunit II, with protein MQVDTRVDVFESIFLVFLGLGTLVGVVVVAYILYNAYKYRDDGEATTDDSVPTLGELPTGGKGGKKLFLSFGISAIIVISLVIWTYGMLLYVESPEDEFGEEKDPVEVEVTGDSFAWYFEYENGAESIGTMRVPADQPVYIEATSGDVWHTFGVPDLRVKADAIPGEYDETWFMADEANTEHQIRCFELCGNGHSNMLGTVQVMEPEAFEQWLDEQLHVEMEIVNQNEEPVTEGYEVELVHVNNDQYDEDLRYTYTAEDFDNGTITIEDIEQGGEYNVTITFENDQIETIEDSISVTSGPSETFEIEDPNAANASDDGGNTSDDGGTDDGSTDDGSGNESADDGSGNESAAAEVMAE; from the coding sequence ATGCAGGTGGACACGCGCGTCGACGTGTTCGAGAGCATCTTCCTGGTGTTTCTCGGACTCGGGACGCTCGTCGGTGTCGTCGTAGTCGCGTATATCTTGTACAACGCGTACAAGTACCGGGACGACGGCGAAGCGACGACCGACGATTCGGTTCCAACGCTCGGGGAGTTACCGACAGGTGGAAAGGGTGGAAAGAAACTGTTCCTATCGTTCGGTATCAGCGCGATCATCGTCATTTCGCTGGTCATCTGGACGTACGGCATGCTGCTGTACGTCGAGTCTCCTGAAGACGAGTTCGGGGAGGAGAAGGATCCAGTCGAAGTCGAGGTTACCGGCGACAGTTTCGCCTGGTACTTCGAGTACGAGAACGGCGCTGAATCGATTGGCACGATGCGCGTTCCCGCCGATCAGCCGGTCTACATCGAGGCGACCTCCGGGGACGTCTGGCACACGTTCGGCGTACCCGATTTACGCGTGAAAGCGGACGCGATTCCGGGCGAGTACGACGAGACCTGGTTTATGGCCGACGAAGCCAATACCGAACACCAGATTCGGTGTTTCGAGCTCTGCGGTAACGGTCACTCGAACATGTTGGGCACCGTTCAGGTGATGGAACCCGAAGCGTTCGAACAGTGGCTCGACGAGCAGTTACACGTCGAGATGGAGATCGTGAACCAGAACGAAGAGCCGGTCACCGAGGGGTACGAAGTCGAACTCGTCCACGTCAACAACGACCAGTACGACGAGGACCTCCGGTACACCTACACCGCGGAGGACTTCGACAACGGAACGATCACCATCGAGGACATCGAGCAGGGCGGCGAGTACAACGTGACGATCACGTTCGAAAACGACCAGATCGAGACGATCGAAGATTCCATCTCGGTCACCAGTGGACCCAGTGAGACGTTCGAGATCGAAGATCCGAACGCGGCGAACGCAAGCGACGATGGAGGGAATACGAGTGACGACGGTGGGACCGACGACGGATCTACCGACGACGGGAGTGGTAACGAATCGGCCGACGATGGCTCCGGCAACGAATCCGCCGCGGCGGAGGTGATGGCGGAATGA
- a CDS encoding adenylate kinase produces MAQPRILILGAPGAGKGTQSAKITEEFDVDHITTGDALRANKDMDISDMDTEYDTPREYMDQGELVPDEVVNAIVDEALSQADGFVLDGYPRNLEQAEELKGMTDLDVVLYLDVDEEELVHRLTGRRLDPETGDIYHVEYNPPEDPEVEERLEQRDDDTEETVRERLRVFRENTEPVIEYYDDQGDLERIDGEQAPDEVWEDVKATIEDAA; encoded by the coding sequence ATGGCACAGCCACGAATTCTGATCCTGGGTGCGCCCGGGGCAGGCAAGGGGACCCAGAGCGCGAAGATCACCGAGGAGTTCGACGTCGACCACATCACCACCGGCGATGCGCTCCGCGCGAACAAGGACATGGACATCTCCGACATGGACACGGAGTACGACACCCCACGGGAGTACATGGACCAGGGCGAACTCGTCCCCGACGAGGTCGTCAACGCCATCGTCGACGAGGCACTCAGCCAGGCCGACGGCTTCGTCCTCGACGGCTATCCGCGGAATCTCGAGCAGGCCGAAGAACTCAAGGGGATGACCGATCTGGACGTCGTGCTCTACCTCGACGTCGACGAGGAGGAACTCGTCCACCGGCTGACCGGTCGCCGACTGGACCCCGAGACGGGCGACATCTACCACGTCGAGTACAACCCGCCGGAGGATCCCGAGGTCGAGGAGCGACTCGAGCAGCGCGACGACGACACCGAAGAGACGGTCCGGGAACGCCTGCGCGTCTTCCGCGAGAACACCGAACCGGTCATCGAATATTACGATGACCAGGGCGACCTCGAGCGGATCGACGGCGAACAGGCGCCGGACGAGGTCTGGGAGGACGTCAAGGCGACGATCGAAGACGCAGCGTAA